The following are from one region of the Melaminivora suipulveris genome:
- a CDS encoding I78 family peptidase inhibitor: protein MVLRKAPATALTLAALLALAGCSSIGLPGGGSGEPPQPRPIGASTAPVGGTCDTQGAQWAVGRAGTAKVVEDARVRAGARMARVLRPGQAVTQEFDADRLSLQLDSAGKITAARCG from the coding sequence ATGGTTTTACGCAAGGCGCCCGCCACGGCGCTGACGCTGGCGGCGCTGCTGGCGCTGGCCGGATGCTCGTCGATTGGCCTGCCAGGCGGCGGCAGCGGGGAGCCGCCGCAGCCGCGCCCGATCGGCGCCAGCACGGCGCCCGTGGGTGGCACCTGTGACACGCAGGGCGCGCAATGGGCCGTGGGCCGGGCCGGCACGGCCAAGGTGGTGGAGGACGCACGCGTGCGCGCCGGCGCGCGCATGGCGCGCGTGCTGCGGCCGGGGCAGGCGGTGACGCAGGAGTTCGACGCGGACCGCCTGAGTTTGCAGCTGGACTCTGCCGGCAAGATCACCGCCGCGCGCTGCGGCTGA